A window of the Vibrio fluvialis genome harbors these coding sequences:
- the flhA gene encoding flagellar biosynthesis protein FlhA → MKFTLPFADKLPNIPQRSMPAIGAPVMVLATLAMVVLPMPAFLLDLFFTFNIALSMVVLLVTVYTRRPLDFAAFPTVLLIATLLRLALNVASTRVVLLYGHEGPGAAGNVIEAFGNVVIGGNYAVGLVVFLILMIINFMVVTKGAGRISEVSARFTLDALPGKQMAIDADLNAGLIDQEQARTRRFEVTKEADFYGSMDGASKFVKGDAIAGILILFINIIGGLTIGMIQYGLGFGEAIQIYTLLTIGDGLVAQIPSLLLSIGAAIMVTRQNTDEDMGQQVIFQLFDNPKALMITSAILGVMGIVPGMPHFSFLTLAILAGGSAYMIQRKQKQAESDAKLPAKIEGEAPTPRELSWDDVQPVDVIGLEVGYRLIPLVDRDQGGELLERVKGVRKKLSQDFGFLIPPVHIRDNLELTPNSYRITLMGVAVGEAEIRPDQELAINPGQVYGMIDGEHTYDPAFGLEAVWIREEQREHAQALGYTVVDSSTVLATHLSQLLTNNAAQLIGHEEVQNLLEMLSRSAPRLVDGFVPDQLALGVVVKVLQNLLHEAIPIRDIRTIVQTLSEYSSKSQEPDILTAAVRIALKRLIVQEINGIEPELPVITLIPELEQILHQTMQASGGESAGIEPGLAERLQMALSQATQEQELKGEPAVLLTSGVLRSTLAKFVKNTIPNLRVLSYQEIPDEKQIRIVQAVGN, encoded by the coding sequence ATGAAGTTTACACTGCCATTTGCGGACAAATTGCCCAACATTCCTCAACGCAGCATGCCTGCCATCGGTGCGCCAGTTATGGTACTGGCGACGTTGGCGATGGTGGTGTTGCCGATGCCCGCATTTCTGCTCGACCTCTTTTTTACCTTCAATATTGCCTTATCGATGGTGGTGCTGCTGGTAACGGTTTACACACGCAGACCACTTGATTTCGCTGCATTCCCGACCGTACTGCTGATTGCAACCTTGCTACGTCTGGCGCTCAACGTCGCCTCAACTCGGGTGGTGTTGCTCTATGGTCATGAAGGCCCGGGAGCTGCGGGTAACGTGATTGAAGCGTTTGGTAACGTAGTGATTGGCGGCAACTACGCTGTCGGTCTGGTGGTGTTCTTAATCCTGATGATCATCAACTTTATGGTGGTCACCAAAGGTGCGGGCCGGATTTCTGAGGTAAGCGCTCGCTTTACATTGGATGCCTTGCCGGGTAAACAGATGGCGATTGATGCGGATCTCAACGCTGGTCTGATTGATCAAGAGCAAGCGCGTACTCGCCGTTTTGAAGTCACCAAAGAAGCGGACTTTTACGGTTCGATGGATGGTGCGTCCAAGTTCGTCAAAGGGGACGCGATAGCCGGTATTCTGATCCTGTTTATCAACATTATCGGTGGCCTTACTATCGGGATGATTCAATATGGTCTTGGCTTTGGCGAAGCGATTCAAATCTATACCTTGCTGACCATCGGTGACGGTCTGGTTGCTCAGATCCCGTCGCTGCTGCTCTCCATCGGTGCCGCGATCATGGTAACGCGTCAAAATACCGATGAAGACATGGGACAGCAGGTCATTTTCCAGCTGTTCGACAATCCGAAAGCGCTGATGATTACCTCAGCCATTCTTGGCGTGATGGGGATTGTACCTGGCATGCCGCATTTTTCGTTTCTGACCCTGGCTATTTTGGCGGGGGGCAGTGCCTACATGATTCAGCGCAAACAGAAACAAGCCGAAAGCGATGCCAAACTGCCCGCGAAAATTGAAGGTGAAGCGCCAACACCACGCGAGTTGTCGTGGGATGATGTGCAGCCTGTCGATGTGATTGGTCTGGAAGTGGGTTATCGTTTGATTCCGCTGGTGGATCGCGATCAGGGCGGGGAACTGCTTGAGCGGGTAAAAGGCGTGCGCAAGAAGTTGTCACAAGATTTTGGTTTCCTCATTCCGCCGGTTCACATTCGTGACAACCTCGAACTCACGCCGAACAGTTACCGCATCACCTTGATGGGGGTTGCCGTGGGTGAAGCGGAGATTCGCCCGGATCAGGAACTGGCGATTAACCCGGGCCAGGTATACGGCATGATTGACGGTGAACACACCTATGACCCGGCATTTGGGCTGGAAGCGGTGTGGATTCGTGAAGAGCAACGTGAACATGCGCAAGCGCTCGGATACACCGTAGTTGACTCGTCAACCGTGCTGGCGACTCATTTGAGTCAACTGCTGACCAACAATGCTGCCCAGCTGATTGGTCATGAAGAAGTGCAGAATCTGCTTGAAATGCTGAGCCGTTCTGCGCCGCGTCTGGTGGATGGTTTTGTTCCGGATCAACTGGCGTTGGGTGTGGTCGTTAAAGTACTGCAGAACCTGTTGCACGAAGCCATTCCGATTCGCGATATTCGAACCATTGTGCAAACCCTGTCTGAGTATTCCAGTAAGAGTCAAGAACCCGACATTCTGACGGCCGCGGTACGGATTGCGTTGAAACGTCTAATCGTCCAAGAAATCAATGGTATAGAGCCTGAGCTGCCGGTGATTACCCTGATCCCTGAGCTGGAACAAATTTTGCATCAGACCATGCAAGCTTCAGGGGGAGAATCGGCAGGTATTGAGCCTGGATTGGCGGAGCGGCTGCAGATGGCATTGAGTCAGGCAACGCAGGAGCAAGAGCTGAAAGGCGAACCTGCGGTACTGCTGACATCCGGTGTGCTGCGCTCGACATTGGCCAAGTTCGTCAAGAACACCATTCCAAACCTGAGAGTGCTGTCGTATCAAGAGATACCAGACGAAAAACAAATTCGCATTGTGCAGGCGGTTGGTAACTAA
- a CDS encoding FeoC-like transcriptional regulator produces MILTELKQAIEAQSGISRKELAKRFALSEDGVDAMLAVWIKKGVISRFIDTNAAQKVTRIRYSLNQAQGLSVTVTM; encoded by the coding sequence ATGATTTTGACTGAGCTAAAACAAGCGATTGAGGCGCAGAGCGGTATTTCGCGCAAAGAGCTCGCGAAACGTTTTGCGCTCAGTGAAGACGGTGTGGACGCGATGCTCGCGGTGTGGATCAAAAAAGGTGTCATTTCTCGTTTTATTGACACCAATGCCGCGCAGAAGGTTACCCGGATTCGATATTCGCTCAATCAGGCTCAGGGCTTATCCGTAACTGTGACCATGTAG
- the argS gene encoding arginine--tRNA ligase, producing MNIQALINDKVSQALEAAGAPAGSPAAVRQSAKPQFGDYQANGVMGVAKQLGTNPREFAQKVIDVLDLDGIASKTEIAGPGFINIFLSEEFLAKQADAALADERLGVAQEAQQTIVADYSAPNVAKEMHVGHLRSTIIGDAVVRTLEFLGHKVIRANHIGDWGTQFGMLIANLERVQQESGEVSMELSDLEAFYRESKKLYDEDAEFAERARNYVVKLQGGDAFCLDMWKKLVDVTMIQNQRNYDRLNVSLTRDDVMGESMYNDMLPGIVADLKQKGLAQEDDGAQVVFLEEFKNKDGEPMGVIIQKRDGGFLYTTTDIACAKYRYETLGADRVLYFIDSRQHQHLMQAWTIVRKAGYVPEAVTLEHHAFGMMLGKDGRPFKTRAGGTVRLADLLDEAEERAKALIESKNPDLDADEKAEIATTVAMAAVKYADLSKHRTTDYVFDWDNMLAFEGNTAPYMQYAYTRVASIFAKAGVSPDNLTGDIKITEEKEKALIAKLLQFEEAVQSISREGQPHILCSYLFELAGQFSSFYEACPILIAEDESLKQSRLKLAALTAKTIKQGLSLLGINTLERM from the coding sequence GTGAATATCCAAGCACTGATTAATGACAAAGTATCTCAGGCTCTTGAAGCCGCTGGCGCACCTGCAGGCAGCCCTGCAGCTGTTCGCCAATCCGCAAAACCACAGTTTGGTGATTATCAGGCCAACGGCGTAATGGGCGTTGCAAAACAGTTAGGTACTAATCCGCGAGAATTCGCGCAAAAAGTCATCGACGTGCTTGATTTAGACGGTATCGCGAGCAAAACCGAAATCGCGGGCCCAGGTTTCATCAACATTTTCCTGAGTGAAGAGTTCCTGGCTAAACAAGCCGATGCGGCCCTTGCTGATGAGCGTCTGGGTGTAGCGCAAGAAGCACAACAAACTATCGTGGCTGACTACTCAGCGCCGAACGTAGCCAAAGAAATGCACGTAGGTCACCTGCGTTCAACCATCATCGGTGACGCGGTGGTTCGTACCCTGGAATTCCTGGGCCACAAAGTCATTCGCGCTAACCACATCGGCGACTGGGGCACTCAGTTCGGCATGCTGATCGCAAACCTTGAGCGTGTGCAGCAAGAGTCTGGCGAAGTGTCGATGGAACTGTCTGACCTGGAAGCCTTCTACCGTGAATCGAAAAAGCTGTACGACGAAGATGCAGAGTTTGCGGAAAGAGCACGTAACTACGTAGTGAAACTGCAAGGCGGTGACGCATTCTGTCTCGACATGTGGAAGAAACTGGTCGACGTGACCATGATTCAAAACCAACGCAACTACGATCGTCTGAACGTATCATTGACTCGTGATGACGTCATGGGCGAAAGCATGTACAACGACATGCTTCCAGGCATCGTGGCTGACCTCAAACAAAAAGGTCTGGCCCAAGAAGATGACGGCGCGCAAGTGGTCTTCCTCGAAGAGTTCAAAAACAAAGACGGCGAGCCTATGGGTGTGATCATACAGAAGCGCGATGGCGGCTTCCTTTACACCACAACAGACATCGCCTGTGCGAAATACCGTTACGAAACGCTGGGCGCGGATCGTGTGCTGTACTTCATCGACTCTCGTCAGCACCAGCACCTGATGCAAGCGTGGACTATCGTGCGTAAAGCCGGTTACGTGCCTGAAGCCGTGACTCTGGAACATCACGCATTCGGTATGATGCTGGGCAAAGATGGGCGCCCATTCAAGACACGTGCTGGCGGCACGGTTCGTCTGGCAGATCTGCTCGATGAAGCCGAAGAACGTGCAAAAGCGCTGATCGAATCGAAAAACCCGGATTTAGACGCAGACGAGAAAGCAGAGATCGCCACCACGGTCGCGATGGCTGCAGTGAAATACGCAGACCTGTCTAAACACCGTACCACTGACTACGTGTTTGACTGGGACAACATGCTGGCGTTCGAAGGTAACACCGCGCCATACATGCAGTACGCGTACACACGTGTCGCGTCTATCTTCGCAAAAGCAGGCGTTTCACCAGACAACCTGACGGGTGACATCAAGATCACTGAAGAGAAAGAGAAAGCACTGATCGCCAAACTGCTGCAATTTGAAGAAGCGGTACAATCTATATCTCGTGAAGGTCAGCCGCACATTCTGTGTAGCTACCTGTTCGAACTGGCGGGTCAATTCTCTAGCTTCTACGAAGCTTGCCCGATCCTGATTGCCGAAGATGAGAGCCTGAAACAGAGCCGCCTGAAACTGGCTGCGCTGACCGCGAAGACCATCAAGCAAGGCCTGTCTCTACTGGGGATCAACACCCTAGAACGCATGTAA
- the flhF gene encoding flagellar biosynthesis protein FlhF, which yields MKIKRFFAKDMRTALLQVKEELGAEAVIMSNKKVAGGVEIVAAVDGETTSVAPAVTKQYGSQPRHIGTQASPKLQSTPSRRELQDDRVSLNNGSSNGASMTQRFANMLKQYSNGAHEEESQYRAENEDSLSALLKRQTDTRTTESRSSLARQLNSDSPLAKLIAEERSEARARPRLDPSRYERQREEDTPMAANELENMREEMTSIRRLLEHQVSGLMWQEVERREPLRAMLIKRLERMGVSLDLADQLACYIPEDTQPQKAWKALLGLVSDQIPVVKQDILKRGGVVALLGPTGVGKTTTVAKLAARAAMEYGSDNVALVTTDTYRIGAHEQLSIYGRIMGCPVRVAKDSKELADVIYQLRNRRLILVDTAGMGQRDVRLSEQLDTLMQESGEVIHSYLVLPATAQRKVLQETIEHFRRIPLSGCIMTKLDECLSLGEFVSVVVQNSLPVAYIANGQRVPEDIVIAQPKYMVAKANELLEKSTENEPHYWNSDSERF from the coding sequence TTGAAAATTAAACGATTTTTTGCCAAAGACATGAGAACAGCGCTGCTTCAGGTTAAAGAAGAACTGGGCGCGGAGGCGGTGATCATGTCAAACAAAAAAGTCGCGGGTGGCGTCGAAATCGTGGCGGCGGTGGATGGAGAAACAACCTCCGTTGCTCCGGCGGTGACGAAACAGTACGGTTCACAACCAAGACACATCGGCACTCAGGCGTCACCGAAGCTCCAAAGCACGCCTTCCCGACGCGAACTGCAAGATGACCGGGTAAGCCTGAACAATGGTTCAAGCAACGGCGCATCAATGACTCAGCGTTTTGCCAACATGCTAAAGCAGTACAGTAATGGTGCGCATGAGGAAGAGTCGCAGTATCGCGCCGAGAATGAAGACTCGCTGTCGGCTTTGCTTAAGCGTCAGACTGACACTCGCACGACAGAGAGCCGCTCTTCGCTGGCCCGCCAGCTCAACAGCGATTCTCCGCTGGCGAAACTGATTGCTGAAGAACGTTCCGAGGCTCGGGCTCGTCCGCGTTTGGATCCGTCGCGCTACGAACGTCAGCGCGAAGAAGACACGCCAATGGCAGCCAACGAGCTGGAAAATATGCGTGAAGAGATGACCTCTATTCGCCGCCTGTTGGAACATCAGGTTTCTGGGTTGATGTGGCAGGAAGTGGAACGTCGCGAACCGCTGCGTGCCATGTTGATTAAACGTCTGGAACGTATGGGTGTCTCTCTGGACCTGGCCGACCAGCTGGCCTGTTACATTCCGGAAGATACGCAACCGCAAAAAGCGTGGAAAGCACTGCTGGGTCTGGTTTCAGACCAGATTCCAGTGGTGAAGCAAGATATTCTCAAACGTGGCGGCGTGGTGGCGCTGCTTGGACCTACCGGTGTTGGTAAAACGACCACGGTGGCGAAGCTGGCGGCACGCGCGGCGATGGAATACGGTTCGGACAACGTTGCCCTGGTGACAACCGACACTTACCGTATCGGCGCCCATGAGCAATTATCCATTTATGGAAGAATTATGGGTTGTCCTGTAAGAGTTGCTAAAGATTCCAAAGAGTTAGCCGATGTAATATATCAGCTACGCAATCGTCGCCTAATTTTGGTGGATACAGCAGGCATGGGACAGCGCGATGTGCGCCTGTCTGAGCAACTCGATACCCTCATGCAAGAGAGTGGAGAAGTCATCCACAGTTATCTGGTGTTACCTGCCACGGCGCAACGCAAAGTGTTGCAGGAAACCATTGAGCACTTTAGAAGAATTCCTCTTTCAGGGTGCATTATGACCAAGCTCGACGAATGCCTGAGCTTAGGTGAATTTGTTAGTGTTGTAGTTCAAAATTCGTTGCCTGTGGCGTACATCGCCAATGGTCAGCGTGTACCCGAAGATATAGTGATTGCTCAGCCCAAATATATGGTTGCGAAAGCAAACGAGTTGCTAGAGAAGTCGACAGAGAATGAACCTCACTACTGGAACAGTGATTCAGAAAGATTCTAG
- the sixA gene encoding phosphohistidine phosphatase SixA, with amino-acid sequence MKIFIMRHGEAHHYAASDAERALTERGRNESVAVARACIEQQDLHHFDKVLVSPYLRAQQTWQEISRYFAARQVQVCEDITPYGSADEVFDYVSALVELEALDTLLLVSHLPLVGYLASEFVADMVPPMFPTSGLMCIEFDPQSRQGKVAWNVHP; translated from the coding sequence ATGAAAATTTTTATCATGCGTCACGGTGAGGCCCATCACTATGCAGCCAGTGATGCAGAGCGAGCTTTAACGGAGCGAGGTCGGAATGAATCGGTCGCGGTTGCCCGCGCCTGTATTGAGCAGCAAGACCTACATCATTTCGATAAAGTTCTGGTCAGCCCTTATCTACGTGCTCAGCAAACCTGGCAGGAAATCTCTCGCTATTTTGCGGCAAGACAAGTGCAGGTATGCGAGGACATCACGCCGTATGGTTCGGCCGATGAGGTGTTTGACTATGTCTCGGCACTGGTTGAACTGGAAGCATTAGACACGCTGCTGCTGGTATCGCACCTGCCGCTGGTGGGTTATCTGGCGTCCGAATTTGTAGCAGATATGGTGCCGCCGATGTTCCCGACCTCGGGCTTGATGTGCATTGAGTTTGACCCTCAATCGCGCCAGGGCAAAGTCGCCTGGAACGTGCACCCGTAA
- a CDS encoding VOC family protein — translation MLQSLMESGLHPVQMKDKLAEFMHKMQQLSELLHIDLSNHTLDHIALRINEMHLAKAAHLEWLKEGEEISCAQINGRPIIVIAFDQPLAAAQWTIECLELPYPAPGKTYPDQSWEHVEFVVPSEAQTADDFLADLHQQFPALAQQWSQLAELGVKTKLSSPKGEGERLNNPTVAFKWQGVCIKLHPYTLKAIVESER, via the coding sequence ATGCTTCAGTCGCTGATGGAATCAGGTCTTCATCCTGTTCAAATGAAAGACAAACTCGCTGAATTCATGCATAAAATGCAGCAATTATCCGAGCTTTTGCATATCGATTTGTCAAACCACACGCTGGACCACATTGCACTCAGAATCAACGAAATGCATCTTGCCAAAGCGGCGCATCTGGAATGGCTAAAAGAGGGCGAGGAAATCTCCTGCGCGCAGATTAACGGCCGTCCAATCATTGTCATTGCGTTTGACCAGCCATTGGCTGCGGCGCAATGGACGATTGAATGCCTGGAACTGCCTTATCCGGCACCGGGGAAAACTTATCCGGATCAGAGCTGGGAACATGTGGAGTTTGTGGTGCCGTCTGAAGCGCAGACCGCGGATGACTTTCTGGCTGACCTACACCAGCAGTTTCCCGCTCTGGCGCAGCAGTGGTCACAGTTGGCTGAACTTGGTGTGAAAACCAAACTCTCGAGCCCGAAAGGTGAGGGTGAACGCTTGAACAACCCAACGGTGGCGTTCAAATGGCAGGGCGTGTGTATTAAACTGCACCCCTATACCCTCAAAGCCATTGTTGAATCAGAACGTTAA
- a CDS encoding MinD/ParA family protein, which produces MTNKMIYDQASGLRRLTQPSVTKVIAVTGGKGGVGKSNVTLGMAICMARQGKKVMVLDADLGLANVDVMLGIRPKRNLGHVLAGECELKDAIVEGPHGIKIIPATSGTQSMTELSHAQHVGLIRAFGSLEDEMDILLVDTAAGISDMVVSFSRAAQDVVLVVCDEPTSITDAYALIKLLSREHQVQRFKIVANMVRSYREGRELFAKLTLVTERFLNVSLELVACIPLDDNVRQAVKRQKIVVDAYPRSPASLAISSLANKALTWPIPRTPSGHLEFFVERLLNRSEIVGEPFGE; this is translated from the coding sequence ATGACAAACAAAATGATATATGACCAAGCAAGCGGCTTACGTCGTTTAACCCAACCCTCTGTAACCAAAGTCATCGCGGTGACTGGTGGTAAAGGCGGTGTGGGCAAATCAAATGTGACTCTGGGTATGGCCATTTGCATGGCACGCCAGGGCAAAAAAGTCATGGTGCTGGATGCTGACCTGGGATTAGCGAACGTGGACGTGATGCTCGGCATTCGTCCTAAGCGCAACTTAGGCCATGTGTTGGCCGGTGAATGTGAGCTGAAAGATGCTATCGTAGAAGGACCACATGGGATTAAAATCATCCCGGCGACTTCTGGTACGCAATCCATGACTGAGCTGTCACACGCTCAGCACGTGGGGTTGATTCGTGCCTTCGGTTCGTTGGAAGATGAGATGGACATTCTGTTGGTGGATACTGCAGCAGGTATCTCCGACATGGTGGTCAGCTTCTCGCGTGCTGCGCAAGATGTTGTGCTGGTGGTGTGTGATGAACCCACTTCTATCACAGATGCATATGCACTGATCAAACTTTTGAGCAGAGAACATCAGGTTCAGCGATTTAAGATTGTTGCCAACATGGTCAGAAGCTATCGTGAAGGACGAGAGTTGTTCGCGAAACTGACACTGGTCACCGAGCGCTTCTTGAATGTAAGCCTTGAACTTGTCGCCTGTATTCCTCTGGACGACAACGTGCGTCAGGCAGTAAAAAGACAGAAAATCGTGGTGGATGCTTATCCGCGTTCACCCGCATCGCTGGCGATCAGCTCTTTGGCGAACAAGGCCTTAACCTGGCCGATCCCGAGAACCCCGAGTGGGCATCTGGAATTTTTCGTCGAAAGGCTGCTTAACCGGTCAGAAATAGTAGGGGAACCATTCGGTGAATAA
- a CDS encoding insulinase family protein, whose product MHISPNDSNSYRHLTLSNSLRVLLIHNESAQKSAAALAVKVGHFDDPTDREGLAHYLEHMLFLGTRKYPKVGEFQSVINQHGGTNNAWTGTEHTCFFFDVSPNVFEKALDRFSQFFTAPLFNAEALDKERQAVDSEYKLKLNDDSRRLYQVQKATINPQHPFAKFSVGNLETLGDREGSNIRDEIIAFHEQHYSSDLMTLVIMGPQSLDELAQWANDKFAAIPNRHLANKTITEPFVTPEQTGVMIHVEPLKEIRKLILSFPMPSTDAYYQRKPLSYFAHLIGYEGEGSLLLALKDKGWITSLSAGGGASGSNYREFSISCTLTPLGLEHVDDIIQAMFETLTLIRENGLDEWRYMEKRAVLESAFRFQETSRPLDIVSHLVINMQHYAAEDTIYGDYMMQAYDDALLNEILSYLVPENLRATLITQGQDYNSEADWYFTPYSVHPFSPEQMAKFNQQSASLPLLLPPENPFICDQLDPRPLENEQETLPKILQDLPGFRLWHLQDTEFRVPKGVIYIAIDSPHSVASTRNIVITRLCVEMFLDTLAKETYQAEIAGMGYNMYAHQGGVTLTISGFSQKQPQLMKMILDKFARREFSEKRFETIKQQLLRNWRNAAHDRPISQLFNAMTGLLQPNNPPYGQLLDALETIEVSELAEFVEKIIAQLHIEMFVYGDWQKQDAHAMAEVLKDALRVKNQTYEESLRPLVMLGHNGTFQREVSCDQDDSAIVVYYQSKDTEPRSIALYSLANHLMSATFFHEIRTKQQLGYMVGTGNMPLNRHPGMVLYVQSPNAAPADLIRSIDEFLNAFYMVLLELNEYQWHSSKRGLWNQIATPDPTLRTRAQRLWVAIGNKDWTFDQREVVLEELKQLSRSDMIRFVVNELKPRTANRLIMHTQGNAHEEAEPLSLGQEIGSIEEFQLRPKAYDLG is encoded by the coding sequence GTGCACATTAGCCCAAATGATTCAAATAGCTACCGACATCTGACCCTGTCCAATTCGTTGCGTGTGCTGTTGATCCACAATGAAAGTGCCCAGAAATCTGCAGCAGCCTTAGCGGTCAAAGTTGGCCATTTTGACGATCCGACGGACCGTGAAGGTTTGGCACATTACCTTGAACACATGCTGTTTTTAGGCACGCGAAAATACCCTAAAGTGGGCGAATTTCAAAGCGTAATTAATCAGCACGGTGGTACCAATAATGCGTGGACAGGGACAGAACATACGTGCTTCTTCTTTGATGTCTCGCCGAACGTGTTTGAAAAGGCACTCGATCGCTTCAGTCAGTTCTTTACCGCGCCGCTGTTTAATGCTGAGGCTCTGGACAAGGAGCGTCAGGCGGTCGACTCCGAATACAAACTGAAACTGAACGACGATTCTCGCCGCTTGTATCAGGTACAGAAAGCCACCATCAACCCGCAGCACCCGTTTGCGAAGTTTTCGGTCGGTAATTTGGAAACATTGGGCGATCGTGAAGGCAGCAATATTCGCGACGAAATCATCGCGTTCCATGAGCAACATTATTCGTCTGACCTGATGACGTTAGTGATAATGGGCCCGCAAAGCCTCGATGAATTGGCTCAATGGGCGAACGACAAATTTGCCGCCATTCCCAATCGCCATCTGGCGAACAAGACCATTACCGAACCGTTTGTGACTCCGGAACAAACCGGCGTGATGATTCATGTCGAACCACTCAAAGAGATTCGCAAACTCATCCTGAGCTTTCCGATGCCCAGCACCGACGCGTATTACCAGCGTAAGCCACTCTCCTATTTTGCCCATCTGATCGGCTATGAAGGTGAAGGCAGCCTGCTGCTGGCCTTGAAAGATAAAGGCTGGATTACCTCGTTGTCTGCCGGCGGCGGCGCCAGCGGCAGCAACTACCGTGAGTTTTCCATCAGTTGTACGCTCACTCCCCTCGGTCTGGAACATGTTGATGACATCATTCAAGCCATGTTTGAGACCTTAACGCTGATTCGTGAAAACGGCTTAGACGAATGGCGCTACATGGAAAAACGTGCGGTGTTGGAATCGGCATTTCGGTTTCAGGAAACCTCGCGCCCACTCGACATTGTCAGTCATCTGGTGATCAATATGCAGCATTACGCTGCGGAAGACACCATTTATGGCGACTACATGATGCAAGCGTACGATGACGCTTTACTCAACGAAATTCTGAGCTATCTGGTGCCAGAAAATCTGCGCGCGACCCTGATCACGCAAGGACAGGATTACAACAGCGAAGCCGACTGGTATTTCACCCCATACTCTGTGCACCCGTTCAGCCCGGAGCAGATGGCGAAATTTAATCAGCAGAGTGCATCTCTGCCGTTGCTATTGCCACCAGAAAACCCGTTCATCTGCGATCAGCTCGACCCTCGGCCGCTGGAAAACGAACAAGAAACGCTACCGAAAATATTACAGGATCTGCCAGGTTTCCGTTTGTGGCACCTGCAAGATACCGAGTTTCGCGTCCCTAAGGGCGTGATTTATATTGCCATTGATAGCCCACATTCCGTCGCCAGCACTCGCAACATCGTCATCACTCGTTTGTGTGTCGAAATGTTCCTCGACACGCTGGCCAAAGAAACTTATCAGGCTGAAATTGCGGGTATGGGCTACAACATGTATGCCCATCAAGGCGGTGTCACGCTGACTATCTCGGGCTTCAGTCAGAAGCAGCCTCAGCTGATGAAGATGATTCTCGACAAATTTGCCCGTCGCGAGTTCAGCGAGAAGCGCTTCGAAACCATCAAGCAACAACTGCTACGTAACTGGCGCAACGCCGCCCACGACCGGCCGATTTCACAGCTTTTCAACGCCATGACTGGCCTGCTGCAGCCCAATAACCCGCCATACGGCCAGTTGCTGGACGCGTTGGAAACGATTGAAGTCAGTGAACTGGCCGAGTTCGTTGAGAAGATCATCGCTCAATTGCACATCGAGATGTTTGTTTACGGTGACTGGCAGAAGCAGGACGCTCATGCCATGGCCGAAGTACTAAAAGACGCGCTGCGCGTCAAGAATCAAACCTATGAAGAGTCACTACGTCCGCTGGTGATGCTGGGCCACAATGGTACCTTTCAGCGCGAAGTCAGTTGCGATCAGGACGACTCGGCGATTGTGGTGTATTACCAGTCCAAAGACACCGAGCCGCGCAGTATTGCGCTCTACTCACTGGCAAATCACCTGATGTCGGCCACCTTCTTCCACGAAATCCGCACTAAGCAGCAACTGGGTTACATGGTTGGCACAGGTAATATGCCGCTCAACCGTCATCCGGGTATGGTGCTGTATGTGCAGTCGCCGAATGCTGCCCCCGCCGATCTGATTCGTTCCATCGACGAATTCCTCAATGCTTTTTACATGGTGTTGCTGGAGCTTAACGAATATCAATGGCACAGCAGTAAACGCGGTTTGTGGAATCAGATAGCGACACCGGACCCGACGCTGCGCACACGGGCTCAACGTCTGTGGGTTGCCATCGGCAATAAAGACTGGACGTTCGATCAACGGGAAGTGGTATTAGAAGAGCTGAAGCAGCTCAGCCGCTCCGACATGATTCGCTTTGTGGTTAACGAGCTTAAACCGCGGACCGCCAACCGTCTTATTATGCATACTCAGGGCAATGCTCACGAAGAGGCAGAGCCGCTGAGTCTGGGACAGGAAATCGGGTCGATTGAAGAGTTTCAGTTGCGCCCGAAAGCCTACGATCTCGGTTAA
- a CDS encoding HIT family protein, with protein sequence MSFELHPQLAKDTDVIGHFPLCVALLHKDAAVPWVILVPKKANLKELHHLPMHEQQQFLLESQAVNQALEALFQPDKLNLGALGNMVPQLHIHHIARFQDDIAWPGPVWGNTKGERRSEAEQDLMLTKLRNVLSLSSLFVNV encoded by the coding sequence ATGAGTTTCGAACTTCATCCTCAGTTAGCAAAAGATACCGATGTCATTGGCCATTTCCCTTTGTGTGTCGCTCTGCTGCATAAAGACGCAGCGGTGCCTTGGGTCATTCTGGTTCCGAAAAAGGCGAATCTGAAAGAGCTGCATCACTTACCGATGCATGAACAGCAGCAATTCCTGTTAGAGTCGCAAGCGGTGAACCAAGCGCTCGAAGCGCTGTTTCAGCCGGACAAACTCAATCTGGGTGCGCTGGGTAACATGGTTCCACAACTGCATATCCACCACATCGCCCGCTTCCAGGATGACATTGCCTGGCCAGGCCCAGTGTGGGGCAACACCAAAGGTGAACGTCGCAGTGAAGCAGAACAAGACTTGATGCTGACTAAACTGCGTAACGTGCTCTCGTTGAGCTCACTGTTCGTCAACGTTTAA